A single region of the Nocardioides aquaticus genome encodes:
- the lepA gene encoding translation elongation factor 4, with product MPKTPAAPQPGSTDPAIIRNFCIIAHIDHGKSTLADRMLQLTGVVDARAARAQYLDRMDIERERGITIKSQAVRMPWTVPEDNDELAEPGTYLLNMIDTPGHVDFTYEVSRSLAACEAAILLVDAAQGIEAQTLANLYLAMGADLHIIPVLNKIDLPSADPDKYAAELAGLVGCDPSDVLRVSAKTGVGVESVLNEIVKQTPPPVGDPAAPPRALIFDSVYDTYRGVITYVRVIDGSLTHRDRIKMMSTGATHEMLEVGVISPEPNPAKELGVGEVGYLITGVKDVRQSRVGDTVTSQHGGATEMLGGYADPNPMVFAGLYPIDGDQYPDLREALEKLQLNDASLTYEPETSGALGFGFRCGFLGLLHMEITRDRLERESGLELISTAPSVSYEVTMEDGSLHTVTNPSEYPEGKIGEVREPVVDATLLAPADFIGVIMELCQMKRGTLKGMDYLSEDRVEMRYSLPLAEIVFDFFDLLKSRTKGYASLDYNLAGEQAADLVKVDILLQGEPVDAFSAIVHRDGAYAYGVSMAGKLKDLIPRQQFEVPIQAAIGARVIARENIRAIRKDVLSKCYGGDITRKRKLLEKQKEGKKRMKMVGRVEVPQEAFVAALTNDGAGSSGEKGKK from the coding sequence GTGCCCAAGACTCCCGCTGCTCCGCAGCCCGGCAGCACCGACCCGGCGATCATCCGGAACTTCTGCATCATCGCCCACATCGACCACGGCAAGTCGACCCTGGCCGACCGGATGCTGCAGCTCACCGGGGTGGTCGACGCCCGTGCCGCGCGCGCCCAGTACCTCGACCGGATGGACATCGAGCGCGAGCGCGGGATCACGATCAAGAGCCAGGCCGTGCGGATGCCCTGGACGGTGCCCGAGGACAACGACGAGCTCGCGGAGCCCGGCACCTACCTGCTCAACATGATCGACACCCCCGGCCACGTCGACTTCACCTACGAGGTGTCGCGCTCGCTGGCGGCCTGCGAGGCCGCGATCCTGCTGGTCGACGCGGCCCAGGGCATCGAGGCGCAGACGCTGGCCAACCTCTACCTGGCGATGGGCGCGGACCTGCACATCATCCCGGTGCTGAACAAGATCGACCTGCCCAGCGCCGACCCCGACAAGTACGCCGCCGAGCTCGCGGGCCTCGTCGGCTGCGACCCCTCGGACGTGCTGCGCGTGTCGGCCAAGACCGGCGTGGGCGTCGAGTCGGTGCTCAACGAGATCGTCAAGCAGACCCCGCCGCCGGTCGGCGACCCCGCAGCCCCGCCCCGGGCGTTGATCTTCGACTCCGTCTACGACACCTACCGCGGCGTGATCACCTACGTCCGGGTCATCGACGGCAGCCTGACCCACCGCGACCGGATCAAGATGATGTCGACCGGCGCGACCCACGAGATGCTCGAGGTCGGGGTGATCAGCCCGGAGCCGAACCCCGCCAAGGAGCTCGGCGTCGGCGAGGTCGGCTACCTGATCACCGGGGTGAAGGACGTCCGGCAATCGCGCGTCGGCGACACGGTCACCAGCCAGCACGGCGGCGCGACCGAGATGCTCGGCGGCTACGCCGACCCCAACCCGATGGTCTTCGCCGGTCTGTACCCGATCGACGGCGACCAGTACCCGGACCTGCGCGAGGCCCTAGAGAAGCTGCAGCTCAACGACGCGTCCCTGACGTACGAGCCGGAGACCTCCGGCGCGCTCGGGTTCGGGTTCCGCTGCGGCTTCCTCGGCCTGCTGCACATGGAGATCACCCGCGACCGCCTGGAGCGGGAGTCCGGCCTCGAGCTGATCTCGACCGCGCCCAGCGTGAGCTACGAGGTCACCATGGAGGACGGCTCGCTGCACACCGTCACCAACCCCAGCGAGTACCCCGAGGGCAAGATCGGTGAGGTGCGCGAGCCCGTCGTGGACGCCACGCTGCTGGCGCCGGCGGACTTCATCGGCGTGATCATGGAGCTGTGCCAGATGAAGCGCGGCACGCTCAAGGGGATGGACTACCTCTCCGAGGACCGGGTCGAGATGCGCTACTCGCTGCCCCTGGCGGAGATCGTCTTCGACTTCTTCGACCTGCTGAAGTCGCGCACCAAGGGCTACGCCTCGCTCGACTACAACCTCGCCGGCGAGCAGGCCGCCGACCTGGTCAAGGTCGACATCCTGCTCCAGGGCGAGCCGGTCGACGCGTTCTCGGCGATCGTGCACCGCGACGGCGCGTACGCGTACGGGGTGTCGATGGCCGGCAAGCTCAAGGACCTGATCCCGCGCCAGCAGTTCGAGGTGCCGATCCAGGCCGCGATCGGCGCCCGGGTGATCGCCCGCGAGAACATCCGCGCGATCCGCAAGGACGTGCTCTCCAAGTGCTACGGCGGCGACATCACCCGCAAGCGCAAGCTGCTGGAGAAGCAGAAGGAGGGCAAGAAGCGGATGAAGATGGTCGGCCGCGTCGAGGTCCCCCAGGAGGCCTTCGTGGCCGCGCTGACCAACGACGGCGCCGGGTCCAGCGGGGAGAAGGGCAAGAAGTAG
- a CDS encoding amidase, whose translation MSLPRPRASVEDAVLARLRRIDSADGSLRSLVLVDELGALRHARALDAEVAAGSVPRPLAGLTYVVKDNIDVAGQVTACASHGHDGVAAVHDAPVVARLRAAGAVVLGRANMDELAMGASTATSVHGATRNPYDHRRSPGGSSGGCAAAVASGLADLAVGTDTGGSVREPAAQCGVLGLAPSPGFVPAGGVVPFDPSCDRVGPIAADAGVLAAALTTMTGGTPRPGLGRGTDGPRGGAELAGLRVGLVTELADATNQPGVLARLHESADLLRALGAEVVPATVPDAPRALAAYLDLTSAAAARVLAPWLASGRCGPEVVRRLRLGRSLAEQRPAALAEAAEVRQRLRAQVAAALTDHDVLLSPTLPTTAPLFAPAGPPNASVADPMLAPYTDCWTVVANLAGVPALSVPAGTSPADGMPVGVMLTGAVGSDHRLVALGALLARPCPLPDQPVAD comes from the coding sequence GTGAGCCTGCCACGCCCGCGGGCGTCCGTCGAGGACGCCGTCCTGGCCCGACTCCGCCGCATCGACAGCGCCGACGGCTCCCTGCGCAGCCTGGTGCTCGTCGACGAGCTCGGCGCGCTCCGCCACGCCCGGGCCCTCGACGCCGAGGTCGCCGCCGGGAGCGTGCCGCGACCGCTGGCCGGGCTGACCTACGTGGTGAAGGACAACATCGACGTCGCCGGTCAGGTCACCGCGTGCGCCAGCCACGGTCACGACGGGGTGGCTGCGGTGCACGACGCCCCGGTCGTGGCCCGGTTGCGCGCCGCCGGTGCGGTGGTGCTCGGACGAGCCAACATGGACGAGCTGGCGATGGGCGCGTCGACGGCGACGTCGGTGCACGGCGCGACTCGCAACCCCTACGACCACCGCCGCAGCCCGGGCGGGAGCAGCGGCGGGTGCGCGGCCGCCGTCGCGTCCGGCCTGGCCGACCTCGCGGTCGGCACCGACACGGGCGGCTCCGTGCGCGAACCCGCAGCGCAGTGCGGGGTGCTGGGCCTGGCCCCCTCCCCGGGGTTCGTACCGGCCGGCGGGGTGGTCCCCTTCGACCCCAGCTGCGACCGGGTCGGGCCGATCGCGGCCGACGCCGGCGTGCTCGCCGCCGCCCTGACCACGATGACCGGGGGCACGCCGCGACCCGGCCTCGGCCGCGGCACCGACGGCCCCCGCGGAGGCGCCGAGCTGGCCGGCCTGCGGGTGGGCCTGGTCACCGAGCTGGCCGACGCGACCAACCAGCCGGGGGTCCTGGCGCGCCTGCACGAGTCCGCCGACCTCCTCCGCGCGCTGGGCGCGGAGGTCGTGCCGGCCACCGTGCCCGACGCGCCGCGGGCGCTCGCGGCGTACCTCGACCTGACGTCGGCGGCCGCTGCGCGCGTGCTCGCCCCGTGGCTGGCCAGCGGCCGCTGCGGTCCCGAGGTGGTACGCCGGCTGCGGCTCGGCCGCTCCCTGGCCGAGCAGCGCCCGGCCGCGCTGGCCGAGGCGGCCGAGGTGCGTCAGCGGCTGCGTGCCCAGGTCGCGGCGGCCCTCACCGACCACGACGTGCTGCTGTCCCCCACCCTGCCGACGACCGCGCCGCTCTTCGCGCCGGCCGGGCCGCCGAACGCCTCGGTCGCCGACCCCATGCTCGCGCCGTACACCGACTGCTGGACGGTGGTGGCCAACCTGGCCGGGGTGCCCGCCCTGTCGGTGCCGGCGGGGACGTCACCGGCCGACGGGATGCCGGTCGGGGTCATGCTCACCGGCGCCGTCGGCTCCGACCACCGCCTCGTCGCGCTCGGGGCGCTGCTGGCGCGACCGTGCCCGCTGCCGGACCAGCCGGTGGCCGACTAG
- the asnB gene encoding asparagine synthase (glutamine-hydrolyzing), with product MCGIAAVHDRRPSPERLREGRRLGEAMIGPLAHRGPDGTGSEQVGPTWLGHTRLAIVDLAGGAQPMTGGIGPDEHGPRDHRDGWWVVANGEVYNHDVLRAELEGPFRTRSDSEVVLHLVAEAGADAAYRLFGMYAFCVAHPDGGVVLGRDPLGVKPLYWAEVDDRVVVASELAAFATHLRPYVEEFPPGHVWTPEGGLRRVVDLRHDPLGGGAGVGAPFTDRDEALAAVRGAVVEGVRERMMADVPLGVFLSGGLDSSIVAAVMAHEAEPGAVVRSFAAGTHGSADLAAARVVAEHLGLEHHERVYTDDEVVAVLPDVVRSTESYEPSLIRSAVPNYLLSELAAQHVKVVLTGEGADELFAGYHHLRELSAADLAEALVDGIEVLHHLNLQRADRVSMAFGLEARVPFLARQVLEVAQRVPVEWKLLGDDGQPQAQEKALLREAFAGWLPDEILWRRKEQFGDGSGTTDVMARQGAAMVPDDDWESVSLPGLPPARTREELGYQRIFAAHLDGVRADRVLGRFAHA from the coding sequence ATGTGCGGAATCGCCGCCGTCCACGACCGCCGACCGAGCCCGGAGCGGCTGCGGGAGGGCCGCCGCCTGGGTGAGGCGATGATCGGTCCGCTGGCGCACCGCGGTCCCGACGGCACCGGATCGGAGCAGGTCGGCCCCACCTGGCTGGGTCACACCCGGCTCGCCATCGTCGACCTGGCCGGCGGCGCCCAGCCGATGACCGGCGGGATCGGGCCCGACGAGCACGGTCCGCGTGACCACCGCGACGGCTGGTGGGTCGTCGCCAACGGCGAGGTCTACAACCACGACGTGCTGCGCGCGGAGCTCGAGGGGCCGTTCCGTACCCGCTCGGACTCCGAGGTGGTGCTGCACCTGGTCGCGGAGGCCGGGGCGGACGCGGCGTACCGGTTGTTCGGCATGTACGCCTTCTGCGTCGCCCACCCCGACGGCGGCGTGGTCCTGGGCCGCGACCCCCTCGGCGTGAAGCCGCTGTACTGGGCCGAGGTGGACGACCGCGTCGTCGTGGCCTCCGAGCTGGCCGCCTTCGCCACCCACCTGCGGCCGTACGTCGAGGAGTTCCCGCCCGGGCACGTCTGGACCCCCGAGGGCGGCCTGCGCCGCGTCGTGGACCTGCGTCACGACCCGCTGGGCGGCGGTGCCGGCGTCGGCGCCCCCTTCACCGACCGTGACGAGGCGCTGGCCGCGGTGCGCGGGGCCGTGGTGGAGGGTGTCCGCGAGCGGATGATGGCCGACGTCCCGCTCGGGGTCTTCCTCTCCGGTGGGCTCGACTCCAGCATCGTGGCGGCGGTGATGGCCCACGAGGCCGAGCCCGGTGCGGTGGTGCGCTCGTTCGCAGCCGGCACGCACGGCAGCGCCGACCTGGCGGCGGCCCGGGTCGTCGCCGAGCACCTCGGTCTCGAGCACCACGAACGCGTCTACACCGACGACGAGGTGGTCGCGGTGCTGCCCGACGTGGTGCGCTCGACCGAGAGCTACGAACCGTCCCTGATCCGCTCCGCCGTCCCCAACTACCTGCTCTCCGAGCTCGCCGCGCAGCACGTCAAGGTGGTGCTCACGGGGGAGGGTGCCGACGAGCTGTTCGCCGGCTACCACCACCTGCGCGAGCTCTCCGCGGCCGACCTCGCCGAAGCCCTCGTGGACGGCATCGAGGTGCTGCACCACCTCAACCTGCAGCGTGCGGACCGGGTCAGCATGGCTTTCGGGCTGGAGGCACGGGTGCCGTTCCTGGCCCGCCAGGTGCTCGAGGTGGCCCAGCGGGTCCCCGTCGAGTGGAAGCTGCTCGGCGACGACGGGCAGCCCCAGGCCCAGGAGAAGGCGCTGCTGCGCGAGGCCTTCGCCGGCTGGCTGCCCGACGAGATCCTCTGGCGCCGCAAGGAGCAGTTCGGCGACGGGTCCGGCACGACCGACGTGATGGCGCGCCAGGGCGCGGCGATGGTGCCCGACGACGACTGGGAGTCGGTGTCCCTGCCCGGGCTGCCCCCGGCGCGCACCCGCGAGGAGCTCGGCTACCAGCGGATCTTCGCCGCGCACCTCGACGGCGTCCGCGCCGACCGGGTGCTTGGCCGGTTCGCCCACGCCTGA
- a CDS encoding aminoglycoside phosphotransferase family protein has product MTVSPNDLPPGVRAMAARGPDWAAWVDLLPRRRAEVLEEWRLVPDGAAAHGYCSLVLPVRDADGRPGALKLAFDGDQESAHEHLALRQWDGDGAVRLLRADPRRRALLLERLSTQDLADEWDLAACETVAALYARLHRPALPQLASLTSYVGRWTEALAALPRDAPLPHRLVEQAVSLGRSFVDDPASTGVTVHGDLHYGNVLAAPDREGDDWLAIDPKPVDGDPHYEVAPLLWNRFEELAGDVRGGVRRRFHATIDAAGLDEDRARDWVVVRMVLNAAWELDDARTDARAPDADLLTRCVSVAKAVQE; this is encoded by the coding sequence GTGACCGTCTCCCCGAACGACCTGCCCCCGGGGGTACGCGCGATGGCCGCCCGCGGACCCGACTGGGCCGCGTGGGTCGACCTCCTGCCCCGCCGCCGCGCCGAGGTGCTCGAGGAGTGGCGGCTGGTCCCCGACGGCGCCGCCGCCCACGGGTACTGCTCGCTGGTGCTGCCGGTGCGTGACGCCGACGGCCGGCCCGGAGCGCTGAAGCTCGCCTTCGACGGCGACCAGGAGTCCGCCCACGAGCACCTCGCCCTGCGGCAGTGGGACGGCGACGGCGCCGTACGCCTGCTGCGCGCCGACCCGCGCCGCCGGGCGCTGCTGCTCGAGCGGCTCTCGACGCAGGACCTCGCCGACGAGTGGGACCTCGCCGCCTGCGAGACGGTCGCGGCGTTGTACGCCCGGCTGCACCGGCCCGCGCTGCCGCAGCTGGCCTCGCTCACCTCGTACGTCGGCCGCTGGACCGAGGCGCTGGCCGCCCTCCCGCGCGACGCGCCGCTGCCGCACCGCCTGGTCGAGCAGGCCGTCTCGCTGGGGCGGTCCTTCGTCGACGACCCCGCCAGCACCGGGGTGACCGTCCACGGCGACCTGCACTACGGCAACGTGCTGGCCGCACCCGACCGCGAGGGCGACGACTGGCTGGCCATCGACCCCAAGCCGGTCGACGGCGACCCGCACTACGAGGTGGCGCCGCTGCTGTGGAACCGGTTCGAGGAGCTGGCCGGGGACGTCCGCGGCGGGGTGCGGCGCCGCTTCCACGCGACCATCGACGCCGCCGGTCTCGACGAGGACCGGGCGCGGGACTGGGTGGTGGTGCGGATGGTGCTGAACGCGGCGTGGGAGCTCGACGACGCCCGCACCGACGCCCGCGCCCCGGACGCCGACCTGCTCACGCGGTGCGTGAGCGTGGCCAAGGCGGTCCAGGAGTGA
- a CDS encoding transcriptional regulator, whose product MSEPVGLGAAGLDPVIHAPKRLTAMALLSSSETTTFAFLRDHLAISDSDLSKQMTALEQAGYVAVRKSGRGRGSSTSYRLTRDGRRAYDAHRAALRAILDG is encoded by the coding sequence ATGAGCGAGCCGGTCGGGCTCGGGGCCGCGGGTCTCGACCCGGTGATCCACGCCCCGAAGCGGTTGACCGCGATGGCGCTGCTGAGCAGCTCCGAGACGACCACCTTCGCCTTCCTGCGCGACCACCTCGCGATCAGCGACTCCGACCTCTCCAAGCAGATGACGGCGCTCGAGCAGGCCGGGTACGTCGCGGTCCGCAAGAGCGGCCGCGGCCGCGGCTCGTCGACGAGCTACCGGCTCACCCGGGACGGGCGACGTGCCTACGACGCCCACCGTGCGGCGCTGCGCGCGATCCTCGACGGCTGA
- the ppgK gene encoding polyphosphate--glucose phosphotransferase: protein MTSSDTTHPDPGHLARLPLGVDIGGTGMKAAPVDLGAGDFAAERVRERTPQPATPQAVADALARVVSTFPVSDAPVGVTMPGIVRHGVVGSAANIDAAWVGTDADALFTRTLGRAVHVVNDADAAGLAEATYGAARGRSGLVLVTTLGTGIGSALVHDGQLVPNSELGHLELDGHVAEHRAANSAREREELTMAAWAERLTRFYRHLERLFSPDLFVVGGGVSKKADEFLPLLEISTEIVPATLRNKAGIVGAALEADRAAHR from the coding sequence ATGACCAGCAGCGACACGACGCACCCCGACCCGGGGCACCTGGCCCGCCTCCCGCTCGGGGTCGACATCGGCGGGACCGGGATGAAGGCCGCGCCCGTCGACCTTGGGGCGGGCGACTTCGCCGCCGAGCGGGTGCGCGAGCGGACCCCCCAGCCGGCGACGCCGCAGGCCGTGGCCGACGCCCTGGCCCGGGTGGTCTCGACGTTCCCCGTCTCCGACGCCCCGGTCGGGGTGACCATGCCGGGCATCGTGCGCCACGGCGTCGTCGGCTCCGCGGCCAACATCGACGCGGCCTGGGTCGGCACCGACGCGGACGCGCTCTTCACCCGCACCCTGGGACGCGCGGTGCACGTCGTCAACGACGCGGACGCCGCGGGCCTCGCCGAGGCGACCTACGGCGCGGCCCGCGGCCGCAGCGGCCTGGTCCTGGTCACCACGCTCGGCACCGGGATCGGCTCCGCACTGGTCCACGACGGACAGCTGGTGCCGAACTCCGAGCTGGGACACCTCGAGCTCGACGGGCACGTCGCCGAGCACCGCGCGGCCAACTCCGCCCGGGAGCGCGAGGAGCTGACGATGGCGGCCTGGGCCGAGCGGCTCACCCGGTTCTACCGGCACCTGGAGCGACTCTTCTCCCCCGACCTGTTCGTGGTCGGCGGGGGCGTCAGCAAGAAGGCCGACGAGTTCCTGCCGCTGCTCGAGATCAGCACCGAGATCGTGCCGGCCACGCTGCGCAACAAGGCCGGCATCGTCGGGGCGGCGCTGGAGGCCGACCGCGCGGCCCACCGCTGA
- the egtD gene encoding L-histidine N(alpha)-methyltransferase, producing the protein MPTIDRHLTPEDLAATMREDVRRGLTASPKVLAPKYFYDGRGSELFEEITRLPEYYPTRAEREILETRAAEIADLTKARTLVELGSGSSEKTHLLLGALRDVGSLERYVPVDVSADAVEWAMPGLVEAYPGVEVHGVVADFERHLHLLPTEGPRLVAFLGGTVGNFEPDQRAAFLAAVAATMTPGDALLLGTDLVKDPARLVAAYDDAAGVTADFDLNVLRVMNASLGADFDVDGFQHLSVWNAEDEWIEMRLRSRRAQRVRLDALDLEVDFAEGEEVRTEISAKFRQSRVEAELEAAGLRPTAFWTDEAGDYALSLGTA; encoded by the coding sequence GTGCCCACCATCGACCGACACCTGACGCCCGAGGACCTCGCCGCGACCATGCGCGAGGACGTACGCCGCGGGCTGACCGCCTCGCCCAAGGTCCTGGCGCCGAAGTACTTCTACGACGGCCGCGGCAGCGAGCTGTTCGAGGAGATCACCCGGCTCCCCGAGTACTACCCGACCCGGGCCGAGCGCGAGATCCTCGAGACCCGCGCCGCCGAGATCGCCGACCTGACCAAGGCCCGCACGCTCGTCGAGCTGGGCTCGGGATCCTCGGAGAAGACCCACCTGCTGCTCGGCGCGCTGCGCGACGTCGGGTCGCTGGAGCGGTACGTGCCGGTCGACGTGAGCGCGGACGCCGTCGAGTGGGCGATGCCCGGGCTGGTCGAGGCGTACCCCGGGGTCGAGGTCCACGGCGTCGTGGCCGACTTCGAGCGGCACCTGCACCTGCTGCCCACCGAGGGGCCCCGGCTGGTGGCCTTCCTCGGCGGGACGGTCGGCAACTTCGAGCCCGACCAGCGCGCCGCCTTCCTCGCCGCCGTGGCCGCCACGATGACGCCCGGTGACGCCCTGCTGCTGGGCACCGACCTGGTCAAGGACCCCGCCCGGCTGGTCGCGGCCTACGACGACGCCGCCGGCGTCACCGCGGACTTCGACCTCAACGTGCTGCGGGTGATGAACGCCTCCCTGGGCGCCGACTTCGACGTCGACGGCTTCCAGCACCTGTCGGTCTGGAACGCCGAGGACGAGTGGATCGAGATGCGGCTGCGGTCGCGGCGTGCCCAGCGGGTGCGTCTGGACGCGTTGGACCTGGAGGTCGACTTCGCCGAGGGCGAGGAGGTGCGGACCGAGATCTCGGCCAAGTTCCGCCAGAGCCGGGTCGAGGCGGAGCTCGAGGCCGCCGGGCTGCGCCCGACCGCGTTCTGGACCGACGAGGCCGGCGACTACGCCCTCTCCCTGGGCACCGCCTGA
- the egtC gene encoding ergothioneine biosynthesis protein EgtC produces the protein MCRHLAWRGEPRSLHDLVLAPPHSLETQSWAPRRQRHGTVNVDGFGVGWWVPDRPEPVRYRRAQPIWTDASFASLAPTVSAASVVAAVRSATPGTAPDEGAAAPFTHGRWLVSHNGRLGDWAAARAGLGPRAADVPDTRTGVDSALLVGLALARWLDGTPLAEGLAAATHDLLAHGGGRLTTLAGDGASIAGVVRGEPMWTLATGAGVLVASEPHDDDHRWTEVPDDHVLLVDDDGLHLHPL, from the coding sequence ATGTGTCGTCACCTGGCCTGGCGTGGCGAGCCGCGCTCCCTGCACGACCTCGTCCTCGCGCCCCCGCACTCGCTGGAGACCCAGTCGTGGGCGCCGCGGCGCCAGCGGCACGGCACCGTCAACGTCGACGGGTTCGGGGTGGGCTGGTGGGTGCCGGACCGTCCGGAGCCGGTGCGCTACCGCCGCGCGCAGCCGATCTGGACCGACGCCTCCTTCGCCTCCCTGGCACCCACCGTCTCCGCCGCGTCGGTCGTGGCGGCCGTCCGCTCCGCGACGCCCGGCACGGCCCCCGACGAGGGGGCGGCCGCACCGTTCACGCACGGGCGGTGGCTGGTCAGCCACAACGGGCGCCTCGGCGACTGGGCGGCGGCCCGCGCGGGCCTGGGCCCCCGGGCCGCCGACGTGCCCGACACCCGCACCGGCGTCGACTCCGCGCTGCTGGTGGGGCTGGCCCTGGCGCGGTGGCTCGACGGGACGCCGTTGGCCGAGGGGCTGGCCGCGGCCACCCACGACCTGCTCGCCCACGGCGGCGGGCGGCTGACGACGCTGGCCGGCGACGGTGCGAGCATCGCCGGCGTGGTCCGTGGCGAGCCGATGTGGACACTGGCCACCGGGGCCGGCGTCCTGGTCGCCTCCGAGCCGCACGACGACGACCACCGCTGGACCGAGGTCCCCGACGACCACGTCCTGCTCGTGGACGACGACGGCCTGCACCTGCACCCCCTCTGA
- the egtB gene encoding ergothioneine biosynthesis protein EgtB → MTSTTSPGTDVRTLDEHALRQHVADELERVRERSAGLTTAVLDEDELLAQHSRLMSPLVWDLAHVGNYEELWLLRETRGDAAMRPDIDDLYDAFEHPRDTRPSLPLLRPDEAGDYLALVRRKVLDALGTTPVTAREDRPDPLRDHGFVFGMVIQHEHQHDETMLATHQLRRGTPVLPATDDLPAPAGPVVAAEVLVPAGPFVQGTTDDPWSLDNERPAHTVDVGAFAIDTTPVTNAAYLAFVEAGGYDDPRLWTTAGWRWRCESGKRAPAFWFRDAGTWLRRRFARVEELPGAEAVQHVCFHEAQAYARWVGRRLPTEAEWEKAASWDPVTATKRRFPWGEEAPDEQRANLGQTRFRPTVAGSYPAGASAYGALQMVGDVWEWTSTVFTGYPGFRPFPYPEYSEVFFDDGYRVLRGGCWATDPQAVRTTFRNWDHPIRRQVFSGFRTARDA, encoded by the coding sequence ATGACCTCCACGACCTCCCCCGGCACCGACGTGCGGACGCTGGACGAGCACGCGCTGCGCCAGCACGTCGCCGACGAGCTCGAGCGCGTGCGCGAGCGCAGCGCCGGGCTGACCACCGCGGTGCTGGACGAGGACGAGCTCCTGGCCCAGCACTCGCGGCTGATGTCGCCGCTGGTGTGGGACCTGGCGCACGTCGGCAACTACGAGGAGCTGTGGCTGCTGCGCGAGACCCGCGGTGACGCGGCGATGCGGCCCGACATCGACGACCTCTACGACGCCTTCGAGCACCCCCGTGACACCCGTCCCAGCCTGCCGCTGCTGCGCCCCGACGAGGCCGGTGACTACCTGGCGCTGGTGCGCCGCAAGGTGCTGGACGCCCTCGGGACCACGCCGGTCACCGCCCGAGAGGACCGACCCGACCCGCTGCGCGACCACGGGTTCGTCTTCGGGATGGTGATCCAGCACGAGCACCAGCACGACGAGACGATGCTCGCGACCCACCAGCTGCGTCGCGGGACGCCGGTGCTGCCGGCCACCGACGACCTGCCCGCGCCGGCCGGCCCGGTCGTGGCCGCCGAGGTCCTGGTGCCGGCCGGCCCCTTCGTGCAGGGCACCACCGACGACCCGTGGTCGCTGGACAACGAGCGGCCGGCGCACACCGTCGACGTCGGTGCCTTCGCCATCGACACCACCCCGGTGACCAACGCGGCGTACCTCGCCTTCGTGGAGGCCGGCGGCTACGACGACCCGCGCCTGTGGACCACCGCCGGCTGGCGGTGGCGCTGCGAGAGCGGCAAGCGCGCGCCGGCGTTCTGGTTCCGCGACGCCGGCACCTGGCTGCGCCGCCGGTTCGCCCGGGTGGAGGAGCTGCCGGGGGCCGAGGCCGTCCAGCACGTCTGCTTCCACGAGGCCCAGGCGTACGCCCGCTGGGTCGGGCGGCGGCTGCCCACGGAGGCCGAGTGGGAGAAGGCGGCCTCCTGGGACCCGGTGACGGCGACCAAGCGACGCTTCCCGTGGGGCGAGGAGGCCCCCGACGAGCAGCGCGCCAACCTCGGTCAGACCCGGTTCCGCCCGACGGTCGCCGGGTCGTACCCCGCGGGCGCCTCCGCGTACGGCGCCCTGCAGATGGTGGGCGACGTGTGGGAGTGGACCTCGACGGTCTTCACCGGTTACCCCGGCTTCCGCCCGTTCCCCTACCCGGAGTACTCCGAGGTGTTCTTCGACGACGGCTACCGGGTGCTGCGCGGTGGCTGCTGGGCCACCGACCCGCAGGCGGTCCGGACCACGTTCCGCAACTGGGACCACCCGATCCGCCGACAGGTCTTCTCCGGCTTCCGCACCGCGCGCGACGCCTGA